Proteins from a genomic interval of Acetobacterium woodii DSM 1030:
- the radC gene encoding RadC family protein, with amino-acid sequence MEKNPHKGHRQRLKHRVIKEGIDNFEDHQILELLLFYSIPMKDTNQLAHQLIQTYGSLSAVFDADPKDLCEQVGVTENTAILLTLIPSLARRYQQSKFCEKAILNSTTKAGKYVMSLFTGRLNEAFYVICLDSQNKVNQATLLHEGTINEAPVYPRLIVETALRHQAVSIILAHNHPGGSLKPSQPDLDVTRKIKAATEAISITVVDHIIVAGDGYYSFAENRVL; translated from the coding sequence ATGGAGAAAAATCCGCACAAGGGACATCGACAACGACTTAAACACCGAGTTATCAAAGAAGGGATCGACAATTTTGAAGATCATCAGATTCTGGAACTACTGCTTTTTTATAGTATCCCGATGAAGGATACCAACCAACTGGCGCACCAGTTAATCCAAACTTATGGCTCTTTGTCGGCGGTCTTTGATGCTGATCCTAAAGATCTTTGCGAACAGGTTGGCGTTACCGAAAACACCGCCATTCTGCTGACCCTGATCCCGTCGCTGGCGCGCCGCTACCAGCAAAGCAAATTTTGTGAAAAAGCCATCTTAAACAGTACCACCAAAGCCGGCAAATATGTCATGTCGCTATTTACCGGCCGACTCAATGAAGCCTTTTATGTGATCTGTCTGGACAGCCAGAACAAGGTCAACCAGGCCACCTTGCTCCACGAAGGCACCATAAACGAAGCTCCGGTTTACCCCCGGCTGATTGTCGAAACCGCCCTGCGCCATCAGGCGGTCAGCATTATCCTGGCCCACAATCACCCCGGCGGCAGCCTTAAGCCCTCTCAACCAGATCTCGACGTGACCCGCAAGATTAAAGCGGCCACCGAAGCGATTTCAATCACGGTGGTCGATCATATTATTGTGGCCGGGGACGGGTATTATAGCTTTGCCGAGAATCGGGTGTTGTGA
- a CDS encoding phospholipase D-like domain-containing protein: MGTYQIIGANASNSNCITGETDHLYSHLKEAISRAKQIDVNVSFLMVSGIKMILDDLKTAAAKGATIRILCGNYLNITQPVALYLLKDALGERLDLRFYNVPNQSFHAKAYFFSYPDYQEVFVGSSNLSKSALTTGIEWNYRIDSKAQQADCDFFRQTFEDLLANHSLIIDDAELKRYAKQWIRPKIIQQIEEIEEECPAIADLAETPDRVTQGQAVFIVDPVILDPAALIVLLGGVVLWRPLLPRMYETDKMG, from the coding sequence ATGGGAACCTATCAGATAATTGGCGCCAATGCCAGCAATTCAAATTGTATCACCGGGGAGACGGATCATCTTTATTCGCACCTTAAGGAAGCTATCTCCCGGGCCAAACAAATTGATGTCAACGTGTCTTTTTTAATGGTGTCGGGGATCAAAATGATTCTGGACGATCTCAAAACTGCCGCTGCCAAAGGCGCAACAATCCGGATTCTCTGCGGCAATTATCTCAATATTACCCAGCCGGTCGCCCTCTATCTGCTTAAAGATGCCCTGGGGGAGCGGCTGGATCTCCGTTTTTACAATGTACCCAACCAATCCTTTCACGCCAAAGCCTATTTTTTCAGCTATCCGGATTATCAAGAAGTTTTTGTGGGCTCATCCAACCTATCCAAATCAGCCCTGACGACCGGGATCGAGTGGAATTATCGGATCGATTCCAAAGCCCAACAAGCAGATTGCGATTTTTTCCGGCAGACCTTTGAAGATCTACTGGCCAATCACTCTCTGATCATTGATGATGCCGAACTGAAACGATACGCCAAACAATGGATTCGCCCCAAAATTATTCAGCAAATCGAAGAAATTGAGGAGGAGTGCCCAGCGATTGCCGATCTTGCCGAAACCCCTGATCGAGTGACCCAGGGTCAGGCGGTATTTATTGTTGATCCGGTTATCCTGGACCCAGCGGCACTGATTGTACTGCTAGGTGGGGTTGTGTTATGGAGACCTTTATTACCGAGGATGTACGAGACAGACAAGATGGGGTGA